The genomic interval TTTTGGTTCCAGattcctttattttcctttcttcccaaGACCCGCCCATTTTGTTCACCTGGATCCTCGTTCAGTTCATAGCCCTGTCCCGGTAGAGGTGGTGAGATTCGTTCAGGGGTACAGCCCTCTCTTGAACCTCTGTTCCTGTCATTAACCAAACCCTGCTTCCCCCATTTTAACCACGTGTAGCCCTTTGTGAGCACTTGGTATTTTCAGAGCTTTCATAATATCTAGTTCAATCTTCGCAGCGGTGTAAGTGGGAGATCCGCCATTAACCCTCTGATAGGTGAGGGACTATCCGCCAGGAGGTTTTTATATATGTTTGCCCGAGTCACAGATAGGAAGCCCAGTTAGATGCCTTAACTTTTTTCCGGGCTGCCTTTCCTGCGACTCTGACACGGTAGGTGGTCTGGCCCCACCTCTCTGGTCCCATCCCACCCTGTGTTGTGCTGTACTCCGCCTTGAAAAGTAGTGaggattaacaaaataaaattcatggtTATGAAAAATCGAGACTTCATTTGCAGAACAAGATTCCTCATTTAAATGACCGTCTTGCAGTGAGTGGGCCAGGAGGAGCGCATCTCTGCGTGGACATAGACGTATACCCATGCGGTCAGCGGGGACAGAGCGATTACAGTGGCCACAGCCAGCTGAAGTCTCCCACCAACTGGCTTCCTATAAGGACAcgaaaattataagtaaaaatcCAGTGAAGTTACAGATGGCTTTGAAAACAAGTATAAAGATAGAATTCAGTAAAATACATCCTCTTTTTTGTAagatctctttaaaaattttttaatgaaaaagaacattGATCTTAGGAATTCTTTATGCAAATTCTTGTCATTTATGTGTATGATTTGAGGAACTGAAGTCATTGATGAATTAAGCAATGTTAGAATTAGTCTTGTCATAATGATTCTGTGTCCTGCTTAAGAAGATGCTTCCTCCCCGGGGTCTTGAGAAGACTGAGTTGTCTTCTCCAGAGGTGTTAGTGTGTAGCGTTCATGTTGGGTCTGTAGTCCTGGAATTGATTTTCATGGAAGTTGTAAGGTAGGGTCCTGTTGCTTTTCTCTCGAATGGATACATAGATGCTCTAGCActgtttattgaaaagactgcCTTTGGGTACCATGTCACTCTCAGTGCCACTGTGTCATAGGTCAAGTGTCTGTGTATGGTAGGTTGTGTGTCTagattctattttgtttcattgatttatgcTTTTGCCAATAATAGGTTTAGCCTGTACTGCCACAGgatatttaggtcttctttaatttctcccttaatattttatagttttgtgtgtaCATATTTTACATGTCTCtgttacatttattcctagggagttgatttttttcccctttaatcaagtatgaggcagggaggcagagacacagacacctgcatgcgccccgactgggatccatccagcaacccctgtctggggctgatgttctgcccatctggggccgctgctctgttgcttggcacccgagctatttttaacacccgaggcgaggccatggagccatcctcaacacctaggGCCAACTGGCTCATTCTagctatggctgcgggaggagagaaggatagggtgtggagaagcagatgggtatttctcgtgtgccctgactaggactcaaacccgggacttctgcacgctgggCGGATGTTCTACCACAGAGCCACAGGAATTGTTTTATcttgttttaaataaacttttgttattattttgttatttgctGATAAAAGGGCAGTTTATTCTATTATATTGACCTAGTATCCAGCAATCATGCTAAACTCACTTATTCAAATAACTTTTTAGTACTTTTTGATTTTTCTATGCATGCATTGTTACCATGAATAATGAAaatttagtttttcctttttaatctttgggccttttatttcttattcttgcctTATTGTACAGGCTAGGACAAGTGCTAGAGCAGTGTTGAGGAGAAGTGTCAGTAGTGAGTAGCCGCATCTCATTGCTGCTCTCCGAGGGAGGAACGGTTTGCCTGCGCCCTGTGAAGCATCACGCTTTGGCAGAGATACCCTTTGTCAGGCTAAGTGCCCGTGTGTGCCTGTCTCCTAAGACCTTTTATCACGACTGGAAGCTGAATtggatcaaatgctttttttatataGATTGAGAAGATagtttccttttattctcttaCCGTGGTAGAAAACATTGATTGCTTTTCGAACATTGAAACTAGCTGTATTCCTAGAATAAATGCAACCAGGTGGTTGGATTATATATTGCACTTAATTTGCTAATGTTTGTTTACCATTTTTCCATCTGTGGTCATAAGTAAGatttccatgtattttttttaattgttttatttttatttttttgtcatgttCTTGTCACGTTTGGTATCAAGAACATTTTTCTTCTGATAAAATGAATTGCAAagtatttcttcattttcagttCTCTGGAAGAGTTTGTTGAAAGTTGGCATTATTTCTTCCTAAAATGTTAGGTAGGCTTCTCCCGTTATGCCATTTGGTCTAGagttttcttttaggaaaaaatttaaattactgattcaattctttaatatttatggGACTGTTCAGAGTATTTCTGGTGTGAGTTTTGATACATTGTAATTTTTAACGAATCTGTCCGTTTTTATCTACATTTTCAAGTTTATTGGCAAAAAAGTCACTCACTGTCCTTTTATGGTTTTGCAGGATCTCTTGGACATGCTGGGACATTCCCAATGTTGGTTGTCTGTGCCTCCCCCTCTCTGCCCTTCTTAGGCCTGTCAGGCCTGTCACTGTTACAAGTCATTTCAGAGAATGAATGTTTGACCAACTTCATCCTCTGTTTTTTTGTGTcaactttcatttcattggttTCTGCTTttacatttacttcttttttctttgggtTTAATTTGATGTTCTTTTCTTAACTTCTTGAATTGGAGAATTCCTAAGTTTTTGGAAGCTTAGCTCATTCACCCTCTCTTGctctttaaatgtatttatttaaggcTATAATTTCTCCCCTAAGCATGATTTTTGCTGCTTCTCACAAACTTCAGTACACAGTAATCTCATCACTGCCTTAGAAATCTTTTCTAAAATCCATGTGATTTCTTTTACCCAAATATTGTTTGGAAGTGTATTTCCTAATTTCCAAACACACAGTGATTGTCTAATaatcatttttgtttattatgtCTAGTTTAGTTGTGCTGTGGTCAAAGAATATTCCCTGAAATTTTGGGGGCTtattttatggcccaacataccGTCTTTGTGTAAGTATTCAATGTGAACTTGAGAAGAATGAATTCTGCTATTCTTGGTGCTGGTATTCTGTATGTGACCATTAGCTCAAGTTTCTTATTGCATAGGTCAGATCATCTATAtctcaatatttttgtttgttttctgctaCTATTAGTGACTGAAAGAAGTCTTATAACATCTTTCAAAATGACAAtagattttttagttttctttttttagtcgtcccccccccccccccccccgctatcTTTTCCTAAAATGGTGCAGATCAGTTACGCAAACAGAACGGGGACTGTCATGGAAAACGGTCACTCTGGGCTCCTTTTTGACCGCAGCAGCCATGTGGAAGCAGCTACAGCTTTGGTAAGGGCCACCTTTTTTAgttctgttgggtttttttttttctttacagggacagagagagtgagtcagagagggatagatagggacagacaggaacagagagagatgagaagcatcaatcatcagtttttcgttgggacaccttagttgttcattgattgctttctcatacatgccttgaccacgggccttcagcagaccgagtaaccccttgcttgagccagtgaccttgggtctaagctgatgagcatatttttttttatttttctcaagccagatagatgagcctgcgctcaagctggcgacctcagggtctcgaacctgggtcctcggcatcccagtccaacgctctatccactgcgtcaccgcctggtcaggcttctgttggtttttttttttgtttttttttaatctattttgaggcTCTGTTCTTAGTTATATACAAATTTAGAATTGTTATTATGCATCTGACATAATGGTTTATTTTACCAGATAGCCAAAAGGAAATGAGATAATACTGGATGGGTTTTTTTATACCATCACACGAGGATAAATTCTAAAGGGtttaaatgtgaaaatgaaaCTGTAcgtatattagaagaaaacatacatgaCTTCGAAACCTGAGAGGAAAGATTTCCTTTGACCCCACATCCAGGAGCAGGAAGGGAAAGGATTAATATATTTGGTTACAGTAAAAACAAGACATTTTCATGGCAAAGTAATGTATACTTTGCCTAAGCGAAGTAAAAGGACAGTAAAAAACTGTAAAAACATTTTTCCTTGTTGTACAAAAGGTTAGGAGCCATAATCTATATAGAAAGCTTCTAAAAGCAGAGGAAACTAACAGCTTTAAGGAAGAAACAGGCTAAACTTACATCTCTCAGAGATGAaccaatattttatataaaaaagaaatacaactggTTTGTAATCATGTGAAAATGTGCTCACCTTTGCttctaataaaaatgcaaatttcctGCCCATTTCCCAACTGTCAAAATTTCCCAAATTCAAAATTTTGACAGTATCCTCTGTTGGCATTCTGTTTCATAGCAAAAGGTACAGTCTAAGCAGCAGAGGACTGGATAGGCTGTGGACCTCTCAGCAGAATAGGGAACTCTGTCCTACAGAAAGATCTCTGTGACTTAGTAAGGGAAAATCAGAGCGAGGACAGCTGTGTGTGACCTGCccccacttatccaaggcatgcagaaatacaaataaatgaacgTGTTTGCTCCCTGAAATAACCAGGGAAGGATGAACCCGAAAACCAGAGGAAGCTGCACTTGTAGACAAAGGCAGGGTGTTGGGTTGGCAGATCAAGAATCTAGAGCTCTTTGAATAGACGTTGTCTTGTAGATTTGACTTTGGGACTACGTAGCTATTTACATACTTATAAAACAAAACCTATTTTTAATAAAGGTATCCCtggaaatggaagtaaaaaacTTAACTGGATTCACTTGGTAGCATTAGCATACAGAGTAACTATCCcaaataatttgaatatatattccttagagcagtggtccccaacccccgggctgcggaccggtacgggtccgtgggccatttggtaccagtccacagagaaagaataaataacttacattatttccgttttatttatatttaagtctgaacgatgttttatttttaaaaaatgaccagattccctctgttacatctgtctaagactcactcttgatgcttgtctcggtcacgtgatacatttatccgtcccaccctaaaggccagtccatgaaaatattttctgacattaaacaggtccgtggcccaaaaaaggttgaggaccactgccttagagggaTGTTCCCTAACAACAACAAGGACAAACCGAAAACTCTTGTCTTCAGTAATCATTGTTATTCTGCGATTGTTTGTATTGTGAGGTAAGTCCAAGGAGCCAACGTTGAAGACACTGAGACCAGAGACTTTGACATGATTAAAAGGAAAGGTAGATGTAAGCTGATAAAGTTAAATGAAAATCTGTGTTTTTGAATTTGAATTGCTAGGATCAGTATGAACTcacaaggtattttatttttaagtatatatgtaATCATATTATCTTTATATGTACAATTATGTACAAATTGCACATGTATGTGAATGTTCTAGCTTGTTCCACGGAGAAGAACCCATAACCAATCCACTAGTGACAAGCACTGCTCACGCCTGGATCATGACCTCTAAATCCCATTACCTACTAAAAAGTAATCAGGGCTTTTTGGAAAAATGGTTGATTTCAGGTATGAGGCATAAAATGTACAACATTATCTTGGAACATTGTGTCATATTGGAaagcaaggaagaaatcaaaggtTACTAGGGTCGTGTCAAAAAGAACTCAGGATCCAAACCTGAGTAAGTGCCACTGGTTGAAGTTGGACAGTTGAAGCATCAATAAAGATACCATCTGTGGACTGAAAAACATCAACTGTGTTGAGATCCCTGACTATAATGATAGTAACGCAACGGAAACAGATTGGTCACTTTTGGAAGATGCCCAGGCATGAACGATTTATTCTGAAAACTGGTAAATTAGGGATCAACACTTTCTTTGCCCTTTTCATCTTATGATTTGTATCTCAAAGAATTGATAAGTGGAAGTTTCTCTTTGTAGATCTTTACCAGCTATTAATCAACGAATGGTATAATTAGAATAGCACCATTTCGCAGCTCAAATGAGTTAATGGACTTAGGCAATGATCATTAAAAACTATTAACATTACAAAGAAACAGCTAGGCATTATGTATATTATGATGGAAGTACATATCACCCTGAAATAGTTTTGCTTAGTAGTGATAATACCAGAATCTAGCCAGGCCTCTAGAGCTACCAATTTATTGGAAATACAGAGCACAGCACAGAGGAACAAGCATTTTCAAGACAATTCGGGAAATGTAAACATCGACTGGAAAACTCAGTTCTGAATGATATATTTTGAGTGTGATGACGGTagactggttatttttttaagtgcttatCTTGTAAGGATgcatactgaaatattttcagatataacTATGGTTTctgggatttattttaaaatcttaagtaTGGAGAAGACTGATTAGATGAAACAGGATTGGACATATACTGATGATTGTTTAAGCTAGGTGATAGGTACACCTGACTCATTAGTCTCtgcttttttatatgtttgaatattttttaaaaataattaaaaaatcctttttctaTAATGCTGGCCTTAAAgtctacttttttaaattaaaattgctATACTAGCTTTCATTTGGTTATGGATTGTATAGTGTGTTTTTCCATCTTTTACCTTTCAATCTTTTTGTATCTATAAGGGGTGTCTTTTGTAAGCagtgtttagtgagtttttaatctttttatccaCTTTGAAATTCTTTGATTCTGAATTGGAATATTTGGAAcctttacatttaatgtaatttctcATATATTTGGGTAAATAAACTCTAAACATATACTTCCTATTtctcctctctgttctttttcccttctctttccctgccttgtactctccttcttttcttttagggGTTACCCTAAGGAGTACCACATGAATCCTTATTAAAGTCTaatataaattgatatttttactGCTTCCCAatttaaggatcttagaacacTGCCTGCATTTATCCCTTTCCAACTAATGCTACTCTTGTCATGCacttattctttttatgtttgaGTATCATAAAACATCATTGTGCTATAAGGTTAGTATTCGTTTATATGTActcacgcttttttttttttttaatttgctcttcATTCCCTAAATCTCCGAGCTTCCTTCTGAGATCATTTTCCATCTCCCCAAAGAACATCCTTTAAGTTGGCAATTCCCTATGATTCCACTGGGCCACGCAGAAGACTGGTTTCATCATTAGCTTTCCTTAGGGAAGGAAATAACTTCTTTCAAAAGATTCCTGTGTATATTTGTGTTTCACTAGTCTCACTTTCCTACTTGATCTGATCAACCTTGAATACACCTTTGAATTGAAAACTTACTTCGATGAACTGTGGCACAGACCCATCCATGCTGTGATAATCACCAGCCCGAACAGCTCCCTGTAAAAATAGCACACATTTCACATTtctgaagtggttaccagtgaGATACGTATTGTCCCGCTATTTCCACAACACTTGATTCTGCTGATTGTTGGGTGACTTCCCCCAAGAGTTAGAGCATCTACAGAGTGCTTTCAAGCCTGGCATGACTCATAAATTGCTTTTCTCTGATGTTTAAATccctaaataaaagtaaatttcagccctggccaggtcacTCGGTTAGAGCACTGTCTTGAGGTGCAAGGGCTGCAGGTccagtccccagtcaaggcacgtataagaatcaaccaatgagtgcgtaaacaagtggaacaacaaatctatatttctctctctaaagtgaatacataaaaaaaaaatcatgaagcaGATATAAGCTCCATGACTGTTCCCCAAGTTGGCAGGGAACAAAAACCCAATGGAACAAAAGCACAGCCAGATCACTTCATGTCGCTGGGTCTCCAGAAGACTACAACCAAGAAAAGCATTTCACCTGGATCGTGTATTTTACATTGTTTTAGAGTGTTCGGAGTTCGGCAGGTTGAGCACAAATGAGTCATTTGAGCACATATTGTGGAGACTGTCAGCTTTGTGGAGAGATGATTTGTATTGGGGGCCAGGCAAGTGATTTGGGGGTGGCTGCATGCTAGAAATGTTAAACACTTATCTTCTTTTACATAGACTAAGAAACAATTATATTTGGCCATAGTACCACTGGGAGCCCCACTGGGAGGGAGTTCACCATACCATGTAGGCTCTTAAGTTGGAGGTGATTCAACCCATTTGGTTTCCGTTCTCATTGATTGAACCCAACCAGATGCAGTTTCCCAAGGATGCGGTCCTACAATGTAGCAGTGCCTTACCAGAGATGCGTAACTGACAGTTGTTGGCAGATGTTAGCAGTGGGATAAAAAGTGAAGGAATGAGGCTGTTAGTGAGGCCAGGAAGTcaagggtgggaggaagcaaagGAGAAGTGGATAAGAATTGAGTGGCCATGACCAAGCGAGAAGACATGAGAGAGATACAGTACCGGGACAAGGCTTGAGTGAGGTTGACCTCAGAGGTCGCTGAGCAGTACCTAGTTGGTAAGAGTTTGGCTTGAACCAGAAACTGAGTCTATGCTGGTGGAATTTTCACCTTATTAGACTGGACTACTACTGTAGCGTATTCATGCTCCATTATAAAGGGGTCAAGGCCCAACGCCCTGAGGGTAACATGTACTCCGTAATGGCTGCCCGGGGAAGTGGCCATGGAGTGTGGTAGACAGTGCTGGGTTCGAGTTCTGGTCCCATCATTTCTTCAGGTTCGTCAACTTGGAAAGGAGATAATACTTAGCCTGATTTTTCGTGGTGTAGGGGGAGAGACTACGTGACTACGTCACGGTGACAGGTGACGTGTTATGAGGGAGCGGGAGATTTCAGCCCGCGCCCCTTCTGAGGGCCAAAGTTCGTGCTTACCTGCCTTCCTCCTCATGTAAGATGTCCCGCAAGGTGTGGAGCGCGAGGTGGTACGCCAGGCTGACAGCCCACACCGTGCAAAAGGATATGTGTATTGCAGAGACACTCTTCCAAATCAAGTTCCCTGCAAACAGAAATCGTGGAGTCACACACGTCCCAGGGAGAACTGGACGCTGTGTGCTTTGCTGCAGTCTGCTGTCAGACAGAGCAGAGTAGGCGGGGTTCGGTTTTGTGTTGAGGGACATTATAGAAGTTGAAGCAATGATAACTTTAAGTGGACATTGACTAATTTGGTTGTCCAGCATCCCCTTTTCCTGTGACGACTCTTACTGGGGAGCCCACCCCTCCCACGCTCCGGTCCCCGAAGTCCTACATAAGCTAGGTCAGTCAAAGCGTTTCATCAGTTGGTGACATTGTGTTAGCCCAGGATGAACCGAGGACAAATCGGGGCCGGCGACTCAGTTCTTGAGGCTTGTGGCTGTATCAGGGGAGTGGACTGTGTTCTGGTGGACTTGGAGCCGCAAGGCTACCGTGTGGGGCCCAGGACTGAAGTCAGTGCGACAGGTGGTGGAGCGGAGAGGAGAGAAGCTGAAATTCTGGCCCGCCTGCGCCTTCGCGGTCAAGTCTCCCAGGACGGCGACCTGTTAGCTTAGAGcccattttaggtttttttttttccttgcttgcAATCAGTGGAGCCCTGACTTAATTAACACACTTGAAAGATGTGGGCAGTTCCAGGGGCCTGTGCAAGGAACCCCTGCACCTCGGGACGAGTTTCCCCCACTCCGATGCTGAGAACTTCAAGCCCTACCAGGAGAAGCTGTTTTCAAGAAAGTAAAGAATAACTTGCAGGACTATTCTTCATTAATAAGAAAACgtttgtaaaaaatgtaaaatgtatttttttttctaaggcaTTGCTTTATAGTATAACTTGTCTAACTTCAGGCTTGTTGAGAGTTTTTAGGGCCATAAAAGGCAAAGCAGGTATGTTTTGTCCATACTTGAGGCAGGGTATCCTATGGGCAATACAAGCCAGCTATTTTGAGtggtttgtttttaaaacctgggatagatatatatatgtaaggaATCCAGGAAGcaggttacaaaataaataaatacatgataaCGCCTCTGCTCTagagccattcattcattcaggagcATTCTTTATTAAGTATCTCCATTCGGAATCTAAGGTTCATACCTGTGACAAGAGGGTTGAGTCCGACAAGCAGGGTCAGCACTGCAGGGATTGTATACACAACCTGTTAGCAGAAAGAGAGGCAGTCATGTGGGTGAAGACGTATGTCCAACGTAGGAGGTGTTCAGAAGTGTTGAGGAAATAAAGGAAGATGCTGACATCAGTGGCCACCACACTCGATTTACCTTAGGCTTCGGGAACGACCGAGGAGGTGGTAACCAGTGTTTTGATGGTACGCACCACGGCAAGCCTTCCTAGACTGCAGGCTAGTCCGGGAAGGGCGCATTATTCCTCATTTGGGTCTCGAGACACACCTAACCTCTGCCAAGTTACATCCATGCCCAAACGGGCTTCCCCacttgaataaaagaaaatgctctTTGCAAATAGAGCTGGAGTAGCCATAACCAGCCAGGTGGCCCTGCGGGGTCTGGCACCATGGACCCTCCAGCCCAATGCTGGTCCCTGCAAGTGGGGCCGCAGGAAATGTACTAACGATGGGTCAGATGTGCCGAAGAAGCCCGGGCTCTCCGTCTTGGAAACTGCTGGTAAGTTGGTTTGGAGTTTGGAGACTGGCCTGTGAGCAGGACCTGTTTTCAAGCCTCATTCACAGCGAGCTGACGCTGGCCAAACCTGCTAGTGCATGGGTGTTGCAGGAAGAGGGCAGGTAAGGAGATGGTCGCTTTACAGGAAGCATGCGGCtttgcctggctggtggtggcgcagtggatagagatttATGAGATAGCCTTTGAGTTAGACCTTGAAGCTTGAGTAGACTGTGACATACTGGAATTCCAGGGCAAAGGCACAGTAACTATTACAGATGGCCTAGGCTGCC from Saccopteryx leptura isolate mSacLep1 chromosome 2, mSacLep1_pri_phased_curated, whole genome shotgun sequence carries:
- the TMEM220 gene encoding transmembrane protein 220 isoform X2; the encoded protein is MAPAAGRWAPAVWRACNALMAAFFALAALVQVNDPDAELWVVVYTIPAVLTLLVGLNPLVTGNLIWKSVSAIHISFCTVWAVSLAYHLALHTLRDILHEEEGRELFGLVIITAWMGLCHSSSKKANDETSLLRGPVES
- the TMEM220 gene encoding transmembrane protein 220 isoform X1, with product MAPAAGRWAPAVWRACNALMAAFFALAALVQVNDPDAELWVVVYTIPAVLTLLVGLNPLVTGNLIWKSVSAIHISFCTVWAVSLAYHLALHTLRDILHEEEGRELFGLVIITAWMGLCHSSSKKPVGGRLQLAVATVIALSPLTAWVYVYVHAEMRSSWPTHCKTVI